AAGTGGTGTGCTTGGTACCTTGCATGAAAAATAAGTGGCAACACCAAATTTAGTGTGACACTCTCAATTTAGAATTTTGCAAGTACCCAGTGAAGattaaaaatgaaattgttgcacggcaacaccaaacttagaatgcaattatatgccaaattattgaaagtaaactaagcaaggaaagaaaatgttacctacggttaggttgcctcccaacaagcgctcttttaatgtcattagcttgacatgttgttcatgactttcttcctcttcttccaatttgttaagaggaatgacctcaagaggAAAGAGGAGCCAGTTAATGCCCCTTGTTTAGAGTGCCTCTCcccagcaagctttcttttgttgttagcTTGAGTGAACTTGCTTGTTGGGGTAGGGGTGGGATGGCTTTTGgttgaccttttcttcttcatggatattgtccttcttttcttggtcaccatcctctttttagtgctCATGTTGATTGCATTCACCACCTTGATTTCAGGACTTGGGTGTTGTATGATGGTTGGAGCATCCTCTtcatcaagtgcttcttgaattggtggttcaatgaactcaccctctatgcaactctctgtttcattggagtgtgggctcccttgattgacttcctccctttcttctaCATGGTGTTGCATTAAGTCTTTTAGGAGTGAGTTTGTATGTTCCTTTGTCACCACTAGTAACCTCTGTGGGTATGGAGCCTTAGGCTTATATATTCTCACAACCTCCTCCTTCTTCATAGAAATCTCACTTGGTATGGgtgcctctttttctttttcttctgatTCCTCCCTTGGGTTTGCCATGGTGTCACTAAGGGAATTATGGGTATGGATTTGCTTTGATAGATATCCAACTTGTGCCTCAAGCTTCTTAATGGCAACCCACTGGTTCTGCATAATGGTTTTTACTTCCTCTTGGAAAGTTCTCGTGTCCTTAGATTCTTCCAAGAGCATTGCCAGTAGGTTCTCTATCCTTGACAGCTTATCCTCGAGGGGAGGGTGTGCAGCTGGGGTGAAATTTGGAGGTTGAGGGTGGCTACTTTGTGAATGAAATtggttgttttgtggttttatGTTCTGAGAGTGGTATGACTATTGTGGGTAATGATATGGGTCTTGTGGACTGTGAGAAGAATTTTGTGTGTAATGGAATGAATTGTGTGAGTGGTGAGATGAAGTATATGGATGTGGgaaggaattttgtgttgaggcatatcCAAGTGGTGAAGGGTTTTGATGCGAAAAGCTAGGAGGTGAGGTTGAATAATTAAAggatgatggctcttgatgaatgggctgtgaataagtgaaatttctttggttttgatctTCCCAGACACAGCTTGAGTAGTGATCAAAGTCATCAAAATATGGACCATTTTGTGACCCTGGGAAGCACCCCGTTTCATGTTcttgatattcccagccaccattatcATAATAGCATGAATTATTTTGTGGTGGTGAGACGTATCCCAAGTAACTTGATTGACCAAAAGATGATCTATACTCTATTTTTCTTCAAATTACTCTGTATCAAACAACAATCACCAAGATAAAAGAGATTTGGAATTCTCCTTGTCACAGATGAGGAAATTCCCAGTGAGGCAATATCACAAACAGTTAgttagcaaaagaaaataaagaaacaaaagaaaacaatgacaaaagaaaagtgtctaatctagtaaatcaatcaaccgtaaatttgttaatcacaattaatccccggcaacggcgccataaacttgatgcatggaaacttgtctctcaacaaattttccttcggcaagtataccgaattgtcgtcaagtaaaactcacaatagagtgaggtcgaatcccacagggattaacggattaagcaatcaatggttaattgattatcctagttagaatAATTatattggagtgataagtaacaaagaaatgtaaatggcataaaagtaaagaaagcaataaagtgcagaaaagtaaaatggcaagaaaagtaaatgtaagaactaaaaataaaatgaacattgggatcaagagatattgcaatcctccggatcaagttcattctcatctcttcctcaatcaatgcattcattgatctccttggcaatcttaagtgattggatcccaattccttggcaattcaatctctctaagcttgaacaattttccaattccttgatttaattgctcatgagaagagatgaagtttggtcactgattataccacacacattcatagatcaatgtattggtaggattaaatgtcataatatccatccaacccccaacctaatccaatgtgagagagcatttctagcatgatttcctcattcctcttccaaggttccgagaaaatccaagtatgagcaatttctcttccaagacaattacccaattggatgaagatcgaaagctctctagtaaaatcaaaagaaaagaaagaagaagaagaataagaactacaatTGATCGATTGAATCataatagagctctctaacccaatgaaaagagttagttgatcattgctctaccaaaatagaaaagaagaaagtgcagaaaagtaaagatgaagattaaaactaacattgaaacttccaaattcataaatgaaaagtacaaagaaaagaaagagaaggaaaagtgtgtgaggggagggagtccgaagaccccACTTCAATCCCCAATTTCCAGCCTTTCCAGCCTTCTTTGAATGTacaaactaaggcctttatataggctctcctaaattacaaaatgaaattaaaagcaaattacaattaaatgaaaattcctatcctagatgcttcttgtggccttgattggttgacacttgtgggcttgcttccTTTAGGTTGGGTGGTCCTTGAAAGAGAAGTGGATCAAGTTGAGGTACAGGTGCTAAAGTTGGTGCtaccgttagccacactaacgctacaagtgtggcgttagtgctgaagttagtgtggctaacgtcacacttgctacccagttggtgtttttggggcttaaaagatgcctcttgtttgtactccaatttcatgcccattatagagtattatatatcgttggaaagttCTGAATATCAGCTTTCTAACGcgactaaaattattttaattgaacctctgtaactcaagttatgctcctttgaagtaGACAAGGTCGCTGGCACAGTCGCTAGCGTTACTGGAAAACGTGAGTCACGATAACGCTAGCGACCAGGGGATTAATATTGCCAGATTCTGGAGCTCAAACTTAATGTCCatcccatactattatatattgttggaaagctctggatgtctactttccaactccttTGGAAGCAaatcatttggagctctacagctcgagttacacttcttggaaggtgaagaggtcagttggccttactacaggttgataccatgttcatcctTGCGCTTTAGGAgcaggttttctccctcaaatttagtgtccaccatgtagtgccatatattcttggaaagctctataatcctactttccaatgctttTGGAATCActtcatttggagctttgtggctcaagttattcttgtttgaagaaggcatggtcaggctgccaggtgagacttttgcccacgttaactaccacgttaatgtagttaacgtggctgttaacgtgggtctttttgCTTCGAAAATGTTAGTGGagatcaccttttccactaacattggcatctccctttccttccacgttaactactacgttaatgtagttaacgtggctgtTAACGTGTGTCTTTTTGCTTCGaaaacgttagtggcactcactttttccactaacgttggcatttccctttccttccacgttaactaccacgttaatgtagttaacgtggaagctaacgtagGCCTTCTTTGCTTCGCAAACGTTAGTGGCGtttacttttaccactaacgttccatactctccttcttcaaagttaatgccactaactttctcactaacgttggggcttctctttttcttccacgttaatggccacgttagtggcactaacgtagccactaacgtggttattctctgctttttgttacataaaatcaatcaaacaaagtgcatcaaagtcttgctcttaatcatgggatcatgTATCATctaatttatcattcaattcatgcataattctcatgaaatcattcaaaattcacaatgtttgcttgaatcatggtatgattgcattttcaaccaaatacttgcttatttcctaagaaaatgcttgaaaccaacctaaagcatacaaaaaatggctagtaaaactagccaagatgccctaGCATCAAGGTGGAAATAAGTCAGGTCGTATTTCACCCTTAATATGTCAAGTCTTTAAtgtaacaaaaattaattttgtacaTTAAAATAGTAACGAAATCAACCACtatgtatttaattatttatatataagtaCATGTGTAGTTTAACTcacttttaatatatattttatattttaacatgtattttatatttgtgactgattttagtgtatatCTAATATggctaaaaatataaataattcacCTGAACCTGGTTTAGAGTCTGctataaactttttttttcagatactaaatttgcttattattaagtCTGACTTAGTTTGAAACATGTTAAAAGTtttgacaattttttttataaaaataaaaaatttaaaaatgttattttaaaataaactatttttaaaaactattatttatatgtaatatgttaaatttaatacttataagaatatttaaattttgaaaatatttaaatttagtttttataagaatatttaaatttttaaaatatttaaaatatgtaaaagtagttataataaaatataataaatttaaaatatttaataattttttaattataaaaaaattaattttgtcaATATAAAACTGTTTTATATGTGTATTTAATTACATAATGTtacattagtaaaaataattattttttatattaattatataaaatattttaaattatcattacattaaaattaaatttttataaaaaattatttatatatttatttatgcaTTATCAGACTAAAAAATCTAATAGGTTAATAAGACTAGCTAATTTATGAATCCAAATCTGAcctattaattaaaaaatttaggtATTTAAAAATAGTCTAATTTCAAGcctattttataacagattatgTTATAGGCcctaaggtagcgtttggtggagagacagagacagaaagactgagactgagagatTGAGACTAAGAGACAGGGATTGAAACAAATCTCAGTATTCTATTTAGTGCAAAATGGGAGACaggaattgaaacaagaatgaaactctaatttaatttgcacaaagggtaatattggaattaattaattgaaatgaaagtattttaggtataaaatgttattaaagtttcagtctccatctctaaaaatttcagtctcctgtgtccctactttttggaggtactaaaatactgaaattttggagacagagacagaaattttagtactagtctctgaactaacaaacacAATACTGAATCTCAGTCTCCCAGTCTCTATTTCAGTACCTAAAAACAAACACTACGTTATAGATTACCTATCCTATTTTCATTCATAGCCGAAAGAACATATATGTAAATAAGgttatctatttttttctctattattaatttgttattaCGAATTCAACATTTCTTTAGCTTTATTTTCACTTTATGTTTGATTTATCACGCTAAAGTTTTATTAGATCAaaatttgaagaaaaagtttgtaaataaccaaaaattatttataagtAAAATGTAACTTCACTTTTGATAAATATGTCCCGAGATTTTAAAACATCTTGACAATAATAAATCCGTTAGTAccaaaaaattaattgaataaaattaataaataataaaatgtgGGTGAAAgcaaaaagtataatttttaaaaattaaattaaaattatagtATCTTCTAAGAATTGTTCTTGTTCTCAATAGTATAAAAAACGGTTGAatttatgacattttttaaatttatatatttttaacgtTAAACTGAATTTAAACTAGAAGTTACTATTgaatttgtaaaattaattgtgtaagagataattttattttgtctcttaAGGATTGAATAGGAATAAAGACAACAGGTTACTTTTGAGTGTACTAACTTGTTATAACTTCTGTGAAATAGATTAAACAAGAGACAATTTTCACTTTATCTCATATAGAAAGAAATCAGAAAcagaatagaaaagaaaaaatgacaCAATCATATAGACAATTTTTACTTTATACAATGTTACTTACATTCAGTCTCTACtataactatagtgaaattttCACTATTTTTATCAAAGATTATAAACACTAATTCCTAAGGATTTAACCCAATCTTATTAAGAAAAAACCAATTAAATTTCTATCCAAATTTGATTTGGCTAAATTCACTCTCTAAATTTTCAACCACTAAGTGCTCACCCAATTTAGTAAGAGAATCCTCTTAGGATCatgaatataaaacaaaaatacatacaaaagagtttgacataatttttaatttttctccaATATTGTTCTCTTTGTCTTTTTTCTCAATGACTTTTACTAATATCTCACATATTTGCCTTTTTCTATTAATTGAAAAACAAAGAAGGATAAAACTAAAGAATagaaaatttaatataaaatcatGAAGGAGAAAAAAGTTAGACTCGAAACCTATGAAGACCAAACAGTATGTTCACTCTCCTTACTTCAATTTCTGGTCCTTTATCCTTTTAAATAAGAGTAAAGCTTCCAAAATTTGAGCTTAGTTGAATACCTTTGGCTTTGTTATTCTTTCTTATACGTTAGAGCAAAAACACAGAGAAAAAACGAAACAGCAGCAGTGATTAGAATTGGCTTAAATTCTTATCtagcttctttttttttcttgttttttctttGACTTAAAAGATTTGAAACATATCCATTCTTTATCTCCAAATTTTAATTGTGACCTTTAATTTACAGTAAAAATATATCACTTTCATATTCTTCTTCTTACTCAAATGGTGCATATAAGAAGAAGACAACTTCAACAAGCTAGAATGAtagcacaaaaataaaattgttatgctgatttttcttctaatttaacttttaatttgttttttttagtttcaacttttgattttttcttctcctttcttttcAATATCAATACTCGGCAATTcactttcttttttaatttttgaacttTATTCTAAACATTTCTTTTTACTTGTGAaaattctcttttttctttaatttaggATTAGTCACATAGGTTAtaatcagaaaaaaaaaagagtatttaATTGGAATGTTGGATATATTTGACATGGGTCAACAATGAGAATGAATGTAGTCTATGAACATTTGAACTTGTTATTGaacatattaattttttacataataaacaCATACATAAACAATATTTGTAGGCTTTTAACCCAAAACTATAATATTAGTCATCATCaaattattattcttattttctcaaacaacaacagcaataataataacaataatacatCTTattccaaaaagaaaaaaaaattcaaaataaaaaaagctcAAAAACAATTACAAACCATTCCCATCTTAGATACTTAAAATCGAAACCTTGACCACAGATTATATAAAGGCTCCTTCTTCACGTCACACCTCATCATTCTTTTTGTAACATTTATCCATGAGAATTGAGATACATCAGAAATGCTTTATTTGTCCGATCCATTTGACTATTTGGCCGCAGTTATCCATACAGTAGTAGTgtatatatactatatatagTAGCGCTCAAACATTTTGGGTAAAACGTGAACAATTTTTATAATAACTCAGATTGTTAAACTAAAATTTGCTTCTAGCGTTCATATTAAATAGACTtatctattaaaattttttctttaaaaaataaaatttaaaccttcagtgtatttattgaaaataataataataataataataataataataataataataataataataaagaattttAATTCATTCTCTAATTATTCTCTTAataacttctttttttttttatgtttccaaaagtaatatatattggAACGATAACTATGAAGATGAATTAGATACACAGTATTTTACTCACAATAATATGTACCTTGAAATCTCATTTgaactaaaatctaactaaaaaagATAATCATTattaatttgaaatttgattagtatgtAGATAAAGACCCATGCCTCCCAACCGTGCGTACTTGTTGCCTCTATATATACCATCTAACTCCAACGTATCCTTCATTAACTTTGAACAAAGAGAACACAAGACACAGCAAGCTACCTATTCTTCCATTTAATAATTTCCTCGTTCTCTTCACCCGCAAACTACTGCGGGAACTTGAATAATCCTTTGTTATCATCAtcaattaaagaagaaaaagctaGCTAAGGCGCTATAATAATATTGTATGGAGATTAGTGCTTCTATTTCtaccttattattattactatcaTGGATGtgcttcctcctcttgttcttattcctcttctcaaatcttctaaCAAAGAAACGAGACAAAGTCGAAAACGTAGCTAGTAAGCCTAAGCTTCCACCTGGCTCAATGGGTTGGCCTTACGTTGGAGAGACTCTTCAGCTTTATTCACAAGACCCTAACATCTTCTTCGCGTCCAAACAGAAAAGGTTCTTAAAAACTATCAAAGAATAGGTTCTGTTAgacataaataaataagtttattgatattattactaACCTATTTACTGTTCGTATGGTGTGCAGATATGGGGAGATTTTTAAGACACACATACTAGGTTGTCCATGCGTGATGCTGGCGAGTCCCGAGGGTGCGCGGTTTGTGTTAGTGACACACGCGCACTTGTTCAAGCCAACATACCCAAAGAGCAAAGAGAAGCTCATAGGTCCTTCTGCATTGTTCTTCCACCAAGGTCACTACCATACCCTTATAAGGAAGCTTGTCCAGAACTCCCTCTCCCCGGACACCATCCGCCGACTCATCCCGGACATCGAGACCGAGGTTGTTTCCTCCTTGGAATCCTGGGTCTCCGCCGGAGACGTCGTCAACGCCTTCCAAGAAATGAAAAAGGTTCGCTTTCATTATTTTACTTTCTAAAAATATACCTCTTCTCTTAATAAGAGTATAATTTTGATATgcgataataataaaaataaaattaaggtaTCCATTAATATTGTCTCTTTTGGTGATTTAATTTTATTGCATTGCGTTAGATTTGGATTTGgattttgttattatttgttGATTCGTTCCTCATAAATATATGGGTCCTCCATTATTATTGTGAGGTCATGATCTATATTATTGATTTTTCTAACTCACTTGTTGACAGTTCTCTTTCAACGTTGGAATCCTCTCAGTGTTTGGTAACTTGGAAGGAAATTATAGAGATCAGCTTAAAGAGAACTACAGCATAGTTGAGAAAGGCTacaattctttcccaacaatgATTCGTGGAACTTCATACTCCAAAGCACTCTTGGTACGTTTTTTCTacattattttcttttaaagaaGTCTTATTACAATTGAAACCTactcatctttttcttttaacatttttaattaGACAGTATACGACCTGTATGTTTCCATGTTTATGTAATATGGTtggtttttaagaaaaaataaaaagcagtTAACACTTATAGTAGAACTTATTacaattgaaaaattaaaaagaaataaaaacaagtaaaatGTTCCATACTTGACGTATTTaatgttttctcttttttgtttaaatatGTTAAAGGCTAGGAAGAGGATCAGGGAGATAATAAGTGAAATAAT
This sequence is a window from Arachis stenosperma cultivar V10309 chromosome 10, arast.V10309.gnm1.PFL2, whole genome shotgun sequence. Protein-coding genes within it:
- the LOC130954642 gene encoding abscisic acid 8'-hydroxylase 4, whose protein sequence is MEISASISTLLLLLSWMCFLLLFLFLFSNLLTKKRDKVENVASKPKLPPGSMGWPYVGETLQLYSQDPNIFFASKQKRYGEIFKTHILGCPCVMLASPEGARFVLVTHAHLFKPTYPKSKEKLIGPSALFFHQGHYHTLIRKLVQNSLSPDTIRRLIPDIETEVVSSLESWVSAGDVVNAFQEMKKFSFNVGILSVFGNLEGNYRDQLKENYSIVEKGYNSFPTMIRGTSYSKALLARKRIREIISEIISKRKEQRLMEKDLLGHMLNYRDEKGKTLTDEQIADNVIGVLFAAQDTTASVLTWILKYLHDDQKLLEAIKAEQMAVYEATEQGKMPLTWGQTRNMPFTHRVILESLRMASIISFTFREAVVDVEYKGYLIPKGWKVMPLFRNIHHNPEFHPAPHNFDPSRFEMAPKPNTFMPFGNGVHSCPGNELAKLNMLILIHHLVTKFRWEVVENQNGVQYSPFPVPLHGLPTRFWRND